A window of the Deinococcus gobiensis I-0 genome harbors these coding sequences:
- the thrB gene encoding homoserine kinase, with the protein MTGSFTVRAPASSANLGPGFDSLGLSVPLHTTLRVTPQDVTEVVPLGPELEGTPADESNYVYRAMLLAARRAGQPLPPARVEIWTDVPLARGLGSSAAALVAGIVAGNELLGRPLTDEVVLDVAAREEGHPDNVAPALFGGIVVATLDKLGTHYVRLDPPANLGVTVLVPDFELSTSKARAVLPREYSRADAVHALSHAALLAAALAQGRLDLLRHAMQDYIHQVWRAPLVPGLSDILESAHEYGALGAALSGAGPTVLCFHDTRGSTAPLHAYLNGVMARNGLTGRVMDFGIDTRGTVVERD; encoded by the coding sequence GTGACCGGGAGCTTCACGGTGCGCGCCCCGGCCAGCAGCGCCAACCTGGGGCCGGGTTTCGACAGCCTGGGGCTGAGCGTGCCACTGCATACCACCCTGCGCGTGACGCCGCAGGACGTGACCGAGGTCGTGCCGCTGGGGCCGGAGCTGGAAGGCACACCCGCCGACGAGAGCAACTACGTGTACCGGGCGATGCTGCTCGCGGCGCGGCGGGCCGGGCAGCCCCTACCCCCGGCGCGGGTGGAGATCTGGACGGACGTGCCGCTGGCCCGGGGTCTGGGAAGCAGCGCCGCCGCCCTGGTCGCGGGCATCGTGGCGGGCAACGAACTGCTGGGGCGGCCACTGACCGACGAGGTGGTGCTGGACGTGGCCGCCCGCGAGGAGGGCCACCCCGACAACGTGGCCCCGGCGCTGTTCGGGGGCATCGTGGTCGCCACGCTGGACAAGCTGGGCACCCACTACGTGCGGCTGGACCCCCCGGCGAACCTGGGCGTGACGGTGCTCGTCCCCGATTTCGAGCTCTCGACGAGCAAGGCGCGCGCCGTGCTGCCGCGCGAGTACAGCCGCGCCGACGCGGTCCACGCCCTGTCGCACGCCGCGCTGCTGGCCGCTGCGCTGGCCCAGGGCCGGCTGGACCTGCTGCGGCACGCCATGCAGGACTACATTCATCAGGTGTGGCGCGCGCCGCTGGTGCCGGGCCTGAGCGACATCCTGGAAAGCGCGCACGAGTACGGCGCGCTGGGCGCGGCCCTGAGCGGCGCGGGGCCGACCGTACTGTGCTTCCATGACACGCGTGGGTCCACCGCGCCGCTGCACGCCTACCTGAACGGCGTAATGGCCCGCAACGGGCTGACGGGCCGGGTCATGGACTTCGGGATCGACACGCGCGGAACCGTGGTCGAGCGGGACTGA
- a CDS encoding ArsC/Spx/MgsR family protein, translating to MAEVQPQVFGTKKSKETRAAERFFKERRVKIHFVDLNERPIAKGELTRFVQKFGLNALLDLEGKAYERSNLAYLRTTEESVIARIIETPELLKLPLVRAGKVLTVGEDPAGWAQMLED from the coding sequence ATGGCAGAGGTGCAGCCCCAGGTCTTCGGAACGAAAAAGAGCAAGGAAACGCGCGCCGCCGAGCGGTTTTTCAAGGAGCGCCGCGTCAAGATCCATTTCGTGGACCTGAACGAGCGGCCCATCGCCAAGGGAGAGCTGACCCGCTTCGTGCAGAAGTTCGGCCTGAACGCCCTGCTTGACCTGGAGGGCAAGGCCTACGAGCGCAGCAACCTGGCCTACCTGCGCACCACCGAGGAAAGCGTCATTGCCCGCATCATCGAGACGCCCGAACTGCTGAAGCTGCCGCTGGTGCGCGCCGGCAAGGTCCTGACGGTAGGCGAGGACCCGGCCGGCTGGGCACAGATGCTGGAGGACTGA
- a CDS encoding GlsB/YeaQ/YmgE family stress response membrane protein has translation MGWIITILVGALVGWLASMIMKTDAQQGAVANILIGIVGSLLAQVVFGNWLQIGGAYAAGGGFNFLSIVWGVVGSIVLIAILKALRVLR, from the coding sequence ATGGGTTGGATCATCACTATTCTGGTTGGCGCACTCGTCGGTTGGCTCGCAAGCATGATCATGAAGACGGACGCCCAGCAGGGTGCGGTCGCCAACATCCTCATCGGCATCGTGGGCAGCCTCCTCGCGCAGGTCGTCTTCGGCAACTGGCTCCAGATCGGCGGCGCGTACGCGGCGGGCGGCGGCTTCAATTTCTTGAGCATCGTGTGGGGTGTGGTGGGCAGCATCGTGCTGATCGCCATCCTCAAGGCCCTGCGCGTCCTGCGATAA
- a CDS encoding S-ribosylhomocysteine lyase, whose amino-acid sequence MANVESFDLDHTKVKAPYVRLAGVKTTPRGDSISKYDLRLLQPNAGAIDPAAIHTLEHLLAGYLRDHLSDVVDVSPMGCRTGMYMAVIGEPDEQGVLRAFEAALRDTAAHDRPIPGVSELECGNYRDHDLDAARQHARDALAGGLKVQETVLLQR is encoded by the coding sequence ATGGCAAACGTGGAATCCTTCGATCTCGACCACACCAAGGTCAAAGCGCCGTATGTCCGTCTGGCCGGTGTCAAGACCACGCCGCGCGGCGACAGCATCAGCAAGTACGACCTGCGCCTGTTGCAGCCCAACGCGGGGGCCATCGACCCGGCGGCCATCCACACCCTCGAGCATCTGCTCGCCGGCTATCTGCGCGACCACCTCAGCGACGTCGTCGACGTATCCCCGATGGGCTGCCGCACCGGCATGTATATGGCCGTCATCGGCGAGCCCGACGAGCAGGGGGTGCTGCGCGCCTTCGAGGCGGCGCTGCGCGACACGGCTGCCCATGACCGGCCCATTCCCGGCGTCAGCGAGCTGGAATGCGGCAACTACCGCGACCACGATCTCGACGCGGCCCGGCAGCACGCCCGCGACGCCCTCGCCGGTGGCCTGAAGGTGCAGGAGACGGTGCTGCTCCAGCGCTGA
- a CDS encoding M20 family metallopeptidase codes for MRGMTADSARPDLAAMLRDLRALVEIESPSTDPVAISRVMGVAEHWARDLGAVTHALPGGTRVFDFGVGEGPYLLALTHADTVWPHGTLETMPWRQEDERLYGPGTYDMKAGIVGLFHALRALGGAWPEGGLRILISPDEETGSDSSRLHIEAAARRARAVLVVEPPVADSHNLKTGRKGTGDFTLHLRGVSSHAGNRPTDGASAVTAAAEAVLAVQALARPEVGTTVSAGRIAGGGAVNVIPAECRVDFDLRVSTLAEAERVTAAIQAWRPSDPRVTVEVTGGLNRPPFEQGPDTLALFGQARALAAELGFEIGHEVVGGGSDGNFTAPLAPTLDGLGAPGDGAHAAHEHVRLDRWPDHVRLLTRLLQTL; via the coding sequence ATGCGCGGCATGACTGCCGACTCTGCCCGGCCCGACCTCGCGGCCATGCTGCGCGACCTGCGCGCCCTGGTCGAGATCGAGTCGCCCTCGACCGACCCCGTGGCCATCTCGCGCGTGATGGGCGTGGCCGAACACTGGGCGCGCGACCTCGGGGCCGTGACGCACGCCCTGCCCGGCGGCACGCGGGTCTTCGACTTCGGGGTGGGCGAGGGACCGTATCTGCTGGCCCTGACCCACGCCGATACCGTGTGGCCGCACGGCACGCTGGAGACCATGCCCTGGCGCCAGGAGGACGAGCGGCTGTACGGCCCCGGCACCTACGACATGAAGGCGGGCATCGTGGGCCTGTTCCACGCCCTGCGGGCGCTGGGCGGCGCGTGGCCGGAAGGCGGCCTGCGCATCCTGATCTCGCCCGACGAGGAGACGGGCAGCGACAGCAGCCGCCTTCATATCGAGGCGGCGGCCCGGCGGGCGCGCGCCGTGCTGGTGGTCGAGCCGCCAGTGGCCGACAGCCATAACCTCAAGACCGGGCGCAAGGGGACGGGCGACTTCACGCTGCACCTGCGCGGGGTGTCCAGCCATGCGGGCAACCGCCCGACCGACGGCGCGAGTGCCGTGACGGCCGCCGCCGAGGCCGTGCTGGCGGTGCAGGCCCTCGCCCGCCCCGAGGTGGGCACCACGGTCAGCGCCGGGCGCATCGCGGGCGGGGGGGCTGTGAACGTGATTCCGGCCGAGTGCCGCGTGGACTTCGACCTGCGCGTCTCGACCCTGGCCGAGGCCGAGCGCGTCACGGCGGCCATCCAGGCCTGGCGGCCGAGCGACCCGCGCGTCACCGTGGAAGTCACGGGCGGCCTGAACCGCCCCCCCTTCGAGCAGGGCCCCGACACCCTCGCCCTGTTCGGGCAGGCGCGGGCGCTGGCCGCCGAGCTGGGCTTCGAGATCGGGCACGAGGTCGTGGGGGGCGGCAGCGACGGCAACTTCACGGCGCCCCTCGCGCCGACCCTCGACGGCCTGGGCGCGCCGGGTGACGGCGCCCACGCCGCGCACGAGCATGTGCGGCTCGACCGCTGGCCCGACCACGTGCGGCTGCTGACGCGGCTGCTCCAGACGCTCTGA
- the lspA gene encoding signal peptidase II has translation MPTLTRRVPHLPFWVLLAIVLVLVGADQALKAWALSNLRLGQPAIPVIPGLLDWVLTFNTGAAWSMFSGSAAPLALARLLVGAGILVYLYLRPQPRLLSVLLSMISAGAIGNAIDGLRAGRVTDMIHAPFLSAVTRAINGTDFPIFNVADMCVVLGTLLLLISSLLPDRKKA, from the coding sequence GTGCCCACCCTGACCCGCCGCGTTCCGCATCTGCCCTTCTGGGTCCTGCTTGCCATCGTCCTTGTCCTGGTCGGAGCCGATCAGGCCCTCAAGGCGTGGGCGCTGTCGAATCTGCGCCTCGGCCAGCCCGCCATTCCGGTGATTCCGGGTCTGCTGGACTGGGTGCTGACCTTCAATACGGGCGCGGCCTGGAGCATGTTCAGTGGCAGCGCGGCCCCCCTGGCCCTGGCACGGCTGCTGGTGGGCGCAGGCATCCTGGTGTACCTGTACCTGCGTCCCCAGCCCCGGCTGCTGAGCGTGCTGCTGAGCATGATCTCGGCCGGAGCCATCGGCAACGCCATCGACGGACTGCGGGCGGGGCGCGTGACCGATATGATCCACGCGCCCTTTCTGAGTGCCGTGACGCGGGCCATCAACGGCACCGACTTTCCCATCTTCAACGTGGCGGACATGTGCGTGGTGCTGGGCACGCTGCTCCTGCTGATCAGCAGCCTGCTGCCGGACCGCAAGAAGGCCTGA
- a CDS encoding S9 family peptidase, with protein sequence MTSTAQKDGPRPGPDSLLALRFPSDPQLSPDGRQVAYVLSRVEEEEPRKPDADFARPRYRSHLWLAGAGGEARPLTHGEAGRGDSSPRWSPDGQTLAFVRTAGEVKGALMLLPLAGGEARRVTHFLQGVQNVQWSPDGRFIAFFSGGDEQDKRDERGEARVITRPRYRFNGRDWLPESPARLWRYELATGELSEWHAPEIEPGAYAWLPDSGGVLFVSSTDERAAYEWRNEVYRLDLEGRVTQLTAWDAALQTVIPHPDGERFAVVGRPSGKGNTENVHLYLIGPGNEVTRLDEGHDHPVGGAVGGDCHVGALPEKPVWLDGDTLLFTSTVRGSVGLFTATVGGQVHAHDHDPQGVISAFTASSGGVALIRESATRFPEVELNGMPVTDLNADLPFAALSPQRVTFTNELGEGEGWVLLPGELAEGQQVPALLNIHGGPHTDYGYGFTHEFQLLAARGYGVCYSNPRGSVGYGQAWVDAIHGRWGTVDQDDLLAFFDRCLETVPALDPARTAVMGGSYGGFMTNWITAHTDRFQAAITDRSICNLISFGGTSDIGLRFWVDELGLNFARRADAARLWDLSPLQYVENVTTPTLIVHSVLDHRCPVEQAEQWYAALTLNGVPTRFVRFPGEDHELSRSGRPDRRLKRLEEYLGWLERWL encoded by the coding sequence ATGACTTCCACTGCTCAGAAGGACGGCCCCCGGCCCGGTCCCGACTCGCTGCTGGCCCTGCGTTTTCCGTCCGACCCGCAGCTCAGCCCGGACGGGCGGCAGGTCGCCTACGTCCTCTCGCGGGTCGAGGAGGAGGAGCCGCGTAAGCCCGACGCCGATTTCGCCCGGCCGCGCTACCGCTCGCACCTGTGGCTGGCCGGGGCCGGGGGCGAGGCGCGGCCGCTCACGCACGGCGAAGCGGGCCGGGGCGACAGCTCGCCGCGCTGGTCGCCCGACGGGCAGACGCTGGCCTTCGTGCGCACGGCGGGCGAGGTCAAGGGCGCGCTGATGCTCCTACCGCTCGCCGGGGGTGAGGCGCGGCGGGTCACGCATTTCCTTCAGGGTGTGCAGAACGTGCAGTGGAGCCCGGACGGGCGCTTCATCGCCTTTTTCAGTGGCGGCGACGAGCAGGACAAGCGTGACGAGCGCGGCGAGGCCCGCGTCATCACCCGCCCGCGCTACCGCTTCAACGGCCGCGACTGGCTGCCCGAATCGCCCGCGCGGCTGTGGCGCTACGAACTGGCGACCGGCGAGCTGAGCGAGTGGCACGCGCCCGAAATCGAGCCGGGAGCCTACGCCTGGCTGCCCGACTCGGGCGGGGTGCTGTTCGTGTCGAGCACCGACGAGCGCGCCGCCTACGAGTGGCGCAACGAGGTCTACCGCCTGGACCTGGAGGGCCGCGTCACGCAGCTCACGGCCTGGGACGCCGCCCTCCAGACGGTCATTCCGCACCCGGACGGCGAACGCTTCGCGGTGGTGGGCCGCCCGAGCGGCAAGGGCAACACCGAGAACGTGCACCTGTACCTGATCGGGCCCGGAAACGAGGTCACGCGGCTCGACGAGGGCCACGACCACCCGGTCGGCGGCGCGGTGGGCGGCGACTGCCACGTGGGCGCCCTGCCCGAGAAGCCGGTATGGCTCGACGGCGACACGCTGCTGTTCACGAGCACGGTGCGCGGCAGCGTGGGCCTGTTCACAGCGACGGTGGGGGGGCAGGTCCACGCGCACGACCACGACCCCCAGGGCGTGATCTCGGCCTTCACGGCGTCCTCGGGCGGCGTGGCCCTCATCCGCGAGTCGGCCACCCGCTTCCCCGAGGTGGAGCTGAACGGGATGCCCGTGACCGACCTCAACGCCGACCTGCCCTTCGCGGCCCTTTCCCCCCAGCGCGTGACTTTCACGAACGAACTGGGCGAGGGCGAGGGCTGGGTGCTGCTGCCCGGCGAGCTGGCCGAGGGGCAACAGGTGCCCGCCCTGCTGAATATCCACGGCGGGCCGCACACCGACTACGGTTACGGTTTCACGCACGAGTTCCAGCTGCTCGCGGCGCGGGGCTACGGCGTGTGCTACAGCAACCCGCGCGGCAGCGTCGGCTACGGGCAGGCCTGGGTGGACGCCATCCACGGCCGCTGGGGCACGGTGGACCAGGACGACCTGCTGGCCTTCTTCGACCGCTGCCTGGAGACGGTGCCGGCCCTGGACCCGGCCAGGACCGCCGTCATGGGGGGCAGCTACGGCGGCTTCATGACGAACTGGATCACCGCGCACACGGACCGCTTCCAGGCCGCCATCACCGACCGCAGCATCTGCAACCTGATCTCCTTCGGGGGTACCTCCGACATCGGGCTGCGCTTCTGGGTGGACGAGCTGGGCCTGAATTTCGCCCGCCGCGCCGACGCCGCCAGACTCTGGGACCTCTCGCCGCTGCAATACGTCGAGAACGTCACGACGCCCACCCTCATCGTCCACTCGGTCCTCGACCACCGCTGCCCGGTCGAGCAGGCCGAGCAGTGGTACGCGGCCCTGACCCTGAACGGCGTGCCGACCCGCTTCGTGCGCTTTCCCGGCGAGGACCACGAACTGTCGCGCTCGGGGCGCCCGGACCGGCGGCTCAAGCGCCTGGAGGAATACCTCGGCTGGCTGGAGCGCTGGCTGTAA
- the rpmB gene encoding 50S ribosomal protein L28, translating into MAKVCEVCGKGPIVVNAVTRRGKARAAGGVGRKTTGITKRVQKPNLQPLTVARGGVSLRLRVCTKCRKSLV; encoded by the coding sequence ATGGCGAAAGTGTGCGAAGTGTGCGGTAAGGGGCCGATTGTCGTGAACGCGGTGACGCGCCGTGGTAAGGCCCGCGCGGCCGGCGGCGTGGGTCGCAAGACCACCGGGATCACCAAGCGGGTCCAGAAGCCCAACCTCCAGCCCCTGACGGTGGCGCGCGGCGGCGTGAGCCTGCGTCTGCGCGTGTGCACCAAGTGCCGCAAGAGCCTGGTCTAA
- a CDS encoding MMPL family transporter — protein MSLFANLVSRRPWLVLLVWVLAALASLPFALRAPPALSADPGRLVNSESARVTALLQDRFGERDTNTAVLVTRSSPPLTTAQGRAAYDRFVRGLEAVPGVTRVLAADTAAGAGAAVPTRNADGTLALTIAQIPLLDGATETLARIRAYARSAESAALDVRVTGGQAVADDFTTYAEADTKRSEFAALPLTGLVLLLVFGALVAAGLPLVTSVLSVTVAMAGLYGLTRVMEVSTFAQSVITMLGLGAGIDYALLTVNRFREELTRDGDSRAAAARTVRTAGRSVAFSGLTVAVAMAGLIVPPLTFVRSIGIGGVLAVLLTVLASVTVLPALLALLGERVNSPRRLRLNWAQTWAQSGAASAGWTAFARRVTARPWVGLVLGTGLLLVLAAPALQMRTGYAGAWGLAPGVESRDALQDVRALGAGGLLSQFEVVLDLEGRRYGAQDRARFQAVTEQLRALSGVRGVLSPFLTPADLAAAGSGTDALGAVSALNRRSFSADRTLLRLTVIPTTDLRADRVDAFEARLRGVLDASGYRYLLGGAPVGGREFSAAITDTLPTIVAAVFAGTFVLLLLAFRSLLIPLKSLLANALTVGAAAGVVTLIVQGGVLAGPLGIPQDVGVLDASLPVLLFAVMFGLSMDYEIFLLSRVQEEYLAGASNDEAVVRAVGHTARIITSAAIIMFIVFTAFMIGRVVATKSIGLGLAVAVVLDATLVRLILVPCFLKVAGDWNWWLPAWLGRRLPHVRLEH, from the coding sequence GTGTCCCTGTTCGCCAACCTCGTCTCGCGCCGGCCCTGGCTGGTGCTGCTCGTGTGGGTGCTGGCCGCGCTCGCCAGCCTGCCCTTCGCCCTGCGCGCGCCCCCGGCCCTGAGTGCCGACCCCGGTCGCCTCGTCAATTCGGAGAGCGCGCGGGTCACCGCCCTGCTGCAAGACCGCTTCGGCGAGCGCGATACGAACACGGCCGTGCTCGTCACGCGCAGCAGCCCGCCGCTGACCACCGCGCAGGGCCGCGCGGCCTACGACCGTTTCGTACGGGGGCTGGAGGCGGTGCCGGGCGTGACCCGCGTGCTGGCCGCCGATACGGCTGCCGGGGCCGGCGCGGCCGTGCCCACCCGGAATGCGGACGGTACCCTGGCCCTGACCATCGCCCAGATTCCGCTGCTGGACGGCGCGACCGAGACCCTGGCGCGGATTCGGGCCTACGCGCGCTCGGCCGAGTCGGCGGCGCTGGACGTGCGCGTGACCGGCGGGCAGGCCGTCGCCGACGACTTCACGACCTACGCCGAGGCCGACACCAAGCGCAGCGAGTTCGCCGCCCTGCCGCTGACCGGGCTGGTGCTGCTGCTCGTGTTCGGGGCGCTGGTGGCCGCCGGGCTGCCCCTGGTGACCAGCGTCCTGAGCGTCACCGTGGCGATGGCCGGGCTGTACGGCCTGACCCGCGTGATGGAGGTCAGTACCTTCGCCCAGAGTGTGATCACCATGCTGGGCCTGGGGGCGGGCATCGACTACGCCCTGCTCACGGTCAACCGCTTCCGCGAGGAGCTGACCCGCGACGGCGATTCGCGCGCGGCGGCGGCGCGCACCGTGCGCACGGCGGGGCGCAGCGTGGCCTTCAGCGGCCTGACGGTCGCGGTGGCGATGGCGGGCCTCATCGTGCCGCCGCTGACCTTCGTGCGCAGCATCGGCATCGGGGGGGTGCTGGCCGTGCTGCTCACGGTGCTGGCGAGCGTGACCGTGCTGCCCGCCCTGCTGGCGCTGCTGGGCGAGCGGGTCAACAGCCCCCGGCGCCTGCGCCTGAACTGGGCCCAGACCTGGGCGCAGAGCGGCGCGGCCTCGGCCGGCTGGACCGCCTTCGCCCGGCGCGTCACCGCTCGGCCCTGGGTCGGGCTGGTGCTGGGCACGGGGCTGCTGCTGGTGCTCGCGGCCCCCGCCCTCCAGATGCGGACCGGCTACGCGGGGGCCTGGGGGCTGGCGCCCGGCGTCGAGAGCCGCGACGCCCTCCAGGACGTGCGCGCGCTCGGGGCGGGCGGGCTGCTGAGCCAGTTCGAGGTCGTGCTGGACCTGGAGGGCCGGCGCTACGGCGCGCAGGACCGCGCCCGCTTCCAGGCCGTCACCGAACAGCTCCGGGCCCTGAGCGGCGTGCGCGGCGTCCTGAGTCCCTTCCTGACCCCGGCCGATCTGGCAGCGGCCGGAAGCGGCACCGACGCCCTGGGGGCCGTGAGCGCCCTGAACCGCCGCTCGTTCAGCGCCGACCGCACGCTGCTGCGCCTGACCGTCATCCCCACGACCGACCTGCGTGCCGACCGGGTGGACGCCTTCGAGGCCCGGCTGCGCGGGGTACTCGACGCCAGCGGCTACCGCTACCTGCTGGGCGGAGCGCCGGTCGGCGGGCGCGAGTTCAGCGCGGCCATCACCGACACGCTGCCGACCATCGTCGCGGCCGTGTTCGCGGGCACCTTCGTGCTGCTGCTGCTGGCCTTCCGCAGCCTGCTCATCCCCCTCAAGAGCCTGCTCGCCAACGCCCTGACGGTGGGCGCGGCGGCCGGGGTCGTCACCCTCATCGTGCAGGGTGGTGTCCTGGCCGGGCCGCTGGGCATCCCACAGGACGTGGGCGTACTCGACGCCTCGCTGCCGGTGCTGCTCTTCGCGGTGATGTTCGGCTTGAGCATGGACTACGAGATTTTCCTGCTCTCGCGCGTGCAGGAGGAGTACCTCGCGGGCGCCAGCAACGACGAGGCGGTCGTGCGGGCGGTCGGCCACACGGCGCGCATCATCACGTCGGCGGCGATCATCATGTTCATCGTCTTCACGGCCTTCATGATCGGCCGCGTCGTCGCCACCAAGAGCATCGGCCTGGGGCTGGCGGTCGCGGTGGTCCTCGACGCCACGCTCGTGCGCCTCATCCTCGTGCCCTGCTTCCTCAAGGTGGCGGGCGACTGGAACTGGTGGCTGCCCGCGTGGCTGGGGCGCCGGTTGCCGCACGTCCGCCTGGAACACTGA